ACAGGACACCGTCCGGATATTGATTTTGGGTTTTGTATTCAGGTCATTTATATTTGCATCTTAAATGTCATTATCAGTAAATCATCTCCTCGGAATTCGCGGTCTGAAGCGTCAGGATATAGAACTAATCTTTCAAACAGCAGATCAGTTCAAAGAGGTTTTACAAAGACCAATCAAAAAAGTTCCTACGCTCAGGGATACTACCATCGTTAATTTATTTTTTGAAAATTCCACCCGTACCCGTATCTCCTTCGAACTGGCGGAGAAACGTCTCGGCGCTGACGTGGTGAATTTTTCTGCCTCAGGTTCTTCCGTATCAAAAGGTGAAACCCTCATCGATACGGTGAACAACATCCTCTCCATGAAAGTGGACATGGTAGTAATGCGACACTCGGCCAGCGGCGCGCCTCACTTCTTATCCAAACACATTCAGGTACCTATCGTAAATGCCGGTGACGGGATCAATGAACACCCGACCCAGGCACTGCTCGATGCTTTCTCTATCCGGGAAAAGCTGGGTTCCGTAACAGGTAAGAAAATCGCCATCTGTGGCGATATCATGCACTCCCGCGTCGCCTTGTCAAACATCTACTGCCTGAAGCAACTGGGTGCAGAGGTTACAGTCGTAGGTCCGCCTACCCTGATCCCTAAGCACATGCAGGAAGCCCTGGGTGTAAATGTCAGCTATGACATCCGCGAAACACTGGAATGGTGCGATGTTGCAAACGTACTGCGGATTCAGCTGGAAAGACAAAATACACCGCTCTTCTCTTCGCTGAGAGAATACTCCCTGGCTTACGGTGTAAACCGCCAGCTGCTGGATAGTCTGAAGAAAGAAATTGTAATCATGCACCCCGGCCCGATCAATCGTGGCGTCGAGCTGAGCTCTGACGTAGCTGATTCCGGA
This window of the Chitinophaga sancti genome carries:
- a CDS encoding aspartate carbamoyltransferase catalytic subunit; this translates as MSLSVNHLLGIRGLKRQDIELIFQTADQFKEVLQRPIKKVPTLRDTTIVNLFFENSTRTRISFELAEKRLGADVVNFSASGSSVSKGETLIDTVNNILSMKVDMVVMRHSASGAPHFLSKHIQVPIVNAGDGINEHPTQALLDAFSIREKLGSVTGKKIAICGDIMHSRVALSNIYCLKQLGAEVTVVGPPTLIPKHMQEALGVNVSYDIRETLEWCDVANVLRIQLERQNTPLFSSLREYSLAYGVNRQLLDSLKKEIVIMHPGPINRGVELSSDVADSGHSIILNQVENGVAVRMAVLYLLAGKKEH